One Haloimpatiens massiliensis genomic region harbors:
- a CDS encoding PadR family transcriptional regulator, giving the protein MEIDKELLKGCIDTILMCLLNEKPMYGYELAQTVRKVSEENFELKEGTLYLALKRLEKNNYVESYWYDGQSGGGRRKYYKNTIKGKEYLCKKKEEWVFLNNIMNRFLGGI; this is encoded by the coding sequence ATGGAAATTGATAAAGAGTTATTAAAAGGGTGTATAGATACAATCTTAATGTGCTTGCTTAATGAAAAACCCATGTATGGTTATGAATTGGCACAAACTGTAAGAAAAGTAAGCGAAGAGAATTTTGAGTTAAAAGAGGGTACGCTGTATTTAGCTTTAAAAAGACTTGAGAAAAATAATTATGTAGAATCATATTGGTATGATGGACAAAGCGGCGGAGGTAGGCGTAAATATTATAAAAACACAATTAAAGGCAAAGAGTACTTATGTAAAAAAAAGGAAGAGTGGGTTTTTTTAAATAATATAATGAATAGATTTTTAGGGGGGATTTAG